A stretch of Bacillus pseudomycoides DNA encodes these proteins:
- a CDS encoding biotin/lipoyl-containing protein yields MKAVIESVYSPCYGKVEKLFITESSYVYEWEKLALIETIDKQKVEIKVGISGYIELLEVEEGQVITNKTRLITVRDDLLITGSD; encoded by the coding sequence ATGAAGGCAGTTATAGAAAGCGTGTACAGTCCTTGTTATGGGAAAGTAGAAAAATTATTTATTACTGAAAGCTCCTATGTATATGAGTGGGAGAAATTAGCATTAATTGAAACGATAGATAAACAGAAAGTAGAAATTAAAGTGGGAATTAGTGGCTATATCGAATTGCTAGAAGTGGAAGAGGGACAAGTTATCACTAATAAAACACGATTAATAACAGTAAGGGATGACCTGTTAATAACAGGTAGTGATTAA
- a CDS encoding amino acid permease, translated as MTNHNRELKRELKSRHLFMIALGGVIGTGLFLGSGYTIHEAGPGGAIVAYLVGGFVMYLTMLCLGELAVAMPDAGSYQTYATKHISPAVGYVVGWMSWLNWSATIGIELIAVSILMKRWFPDVSSWIWCIVFAVLLFAINALSSRSFAEVEFWFASIKVITIIAFIILGGAAMFGFLDMKGNEPAPMLSSFTDYGGLFPNGLTAILITMIAVNFSFQGTELVGIAAGESEDPEKTIPKAINNTVWRILVFFVLSIFILAGLFPWQQAGVIESPFVVVFDKIGIPYAADIINFVIITAVLSVANSGLYATSRMLWSMSNQGMISPIFGKLSKKGVPIYALIVSTIVGCLSLLSGIYAEDTVYLWLLSIAGFGAILVWASIALSNLLARRTYLKQGGDIKDLKFKTPLYPFVPLLALVLNLTVIVGMAFIPEQRMALYCGIPFMIVCLLFYRVTQNKKSKMERIEKTDTTEVQSL; from the coding sequence ATGACAAATCACAACCGGGAATTGAAGCGGGAGTTGAAAAGTCGACATTTATTTATGATTGCACTTGGAGGAGTAATTGGTACCGGACTTTTCTTAGGATCCGGTTATACAATTCATGAAGCTGGACCTGGAGGAGCAATTGTAGCTTATCTTGTTGGAGGATTTGTTATGTATTTAACGATGCTCTGTCTTGGAGAATTGGCGGTTGCTATGCCGGATGCAGGGTCTTATCAAACATATGCTACAAAGCATATTTCACCTGCAGTAGGTTATGTAGTGGGATGGATGTCATGGTTAAACTGGTCCGCTACGATAGGGATTGAACTGATTGCAGTGAGTATCTTAATGAAACGTTGGTTTCCAGATGTATCATCGTGGATTTGGTGCATAGTTTTCGCTGTTCTACTTTTTGCTATTAATGCATTATCCTCAAGAAGTTTTGCAGAGGTCGAGTTTTGGTTTGCAAGCATTAAAGTAATTACGATTATTGCATTTATTATTTTAGGGGGGGCAGCTATGTTTGGTTTCCTAGATATGAAAGGAAATGAACCAGCGCCAATGCTTTCTAGCTTTACTGATTACGGAGGACTGTTTCCAAATGGGCTAACAGCTATTTTAATTACAATGATTGCAGTTAATTTTTCCTTTCAGGGAACAGAATTAGTTGGTATCGCGGCTGGAGAGAGCGAGGACCCAGAGAAAACCATTCCAAAAGCTATTAATAATACAGTGTGGCGTATACTTGTTTTCTTTGTACTGTCCATTTTTATACTTGCTGGGTTGTTCCCTTGGCAACAAGCAGGAGTGATAGAAAGTCCATTCGTAGTTGTCTTTGATAAAATTGGTATTCCTTATGCAGCAGATATTATAAATTTCGTTATTATTACAGCAGTACTATCAGTGGCGAATTCTGGATTATATGCAACTTCTCGTATGCTATGGTCTATGTCTAATCAAGGAATGATTAGTCCGATTTTTGGTAAGTTATCGAAAAAAGGTGTTCCGATTTATGCATTGATTGTAAGTACCATTGTAGGTTGTCTTTCTTTATTATCAGGTATTTATGCAGAGGATACAGTTTATTTATGGCTTCTTTCTATTGCGGGATTCGGTGCAATATTGGTTTGGGCATCTATCGCTTTATCTAATCTTTTGGCTAGAAGAACATACTTAAAGCAAGGAGGAGATATTAAGGACTTGAAATTTAAAACCCCATTGTATCCGTTTGTCCCGCTTCTTGCTTTAGTATTAAATTTAACGGTAATTGTTGGTATGGCGTTTATTCCGGAACAACGCATGGCATTGTATTGTGGTATTCCATTTATGATTGTTTGTTTATTGTTTTACCGTGTTACACAAAATAAGAAAAGTAAAATGGAACGTATTGAAAAGACGGATACAACAGAAGTGCAAAGTTTATGA